From one Pandoraea faecigallinarum genomic stretch:
- a CDS encoding IS6 family transposase, with the protein MKKFSVSPQRSSDAAISFKGYRFPPDIIRYAVWLYYRFPLSLRMVEEMLAARGIELTYETVRCWATKFGLAIAGRIRSTSPRRGDKWHLDEVVVTIHGKKHWLWRAVDEHGALLEVLVQSRRDTAAAKRLMRRLLKRHGGARVIVTDKLRSYAAAHRELGLSVEHRQHKGLNNRAENSHQPTRVREKVMRRFKSARQLQRFASIHGQVSNLFMACRYHRNAEQKRAARTQAFAAWEWACSTRMAA; encoded by the coding sequence ATGAAAAAATTTTCAGTCAGCCCCCAGCGCTCGAGCGACGCGGCGATCTCGTTCAAAGGCTACCGATTTCCGCCTGACATTATCCGCTATGCGGTGTGGCTGTATTACCGGTTTCCGCTGAGTCTACGCATGGTCGAGGAAATGTTGGCCGCGCGGGGGATTGAGCTGACCTACGAGACGGTACGGTGCTGGGCGACGAAGTTCGGTCTGGCCATCGCCGGGCGTATTCGATCGACGTCCCCGAGGCGCGGCGACAAATGGCATCTTGACGAGGTGGTCGTGACAATCCACGGCAAAAAACATTGGCTGTGGCGAGCGGTGGACGAACACGGCGCGCTGCTTGAGGTGCTGGTGCAAAGCCGTCGCGACACGGCCGCCGCCAAACGGCTCATGCGCCGCCTGCTCAAGCGCCATGGCGGCGCGCGCGTGATCGTCACGGATAAACTGCGCAGCTATGCGGCGGCCCACCGCGAGCTCGGGCTAAGCGTCGAACACCGCCAGCATAAAGGTTTGAACAACCGGGCGGAGAATTCGCATCAGCCTACGCGGGTGCGGGAGAAAGTGATGCGTCGCTTTAAGTCGGCACGCCAATTGCAGCGCTTCGCCTCAATCCACGGTCAGGTTTCGAACCTGTTCATGGCGTGCCGCTATCACCGCAATGCCGAGCAAAAACGTGCGGCGCGCACCCAGGCCTTCGCCGCCTGGGAATGGGCTTGCTCCACCCGCATGGCGGCGTAA